The nucleotide sequence AACATTTGTCTTTGCTTTCTGCtacctttcttttcttcataccctttattcatttttcataCCCTAAGATTTGGTGAACAGAACAAATATATTGTAGTAAGTAACCatatcctttttcttctttgtctTCTCTGTCTCAAGTGTTCTTTTCTACACCATATGAACATGTAGTTGCAAATGTATCATCTAATTAAGGAAAACATCATGAGACTAAACACACTCTTGAGagtttcatcttttctttttcttctactgCTTCAATATTCATATGCACTTAACTCTGATGGAATTTTCTTGCTTAAATTCAGATACTCCATCCTCAGTGACCCTTTATCAGTCTTTGAAACATGGAACTATGATGATGCAACTCCATGTTCATGGCATGGAGTTGCATGCAGTGAATTAGGATCTCCTGATACACCTGATTTCTTAAGAGTAACTAGCTTAATCCTTCCAAATAACCAACTTCTTGGTTCCATTGCAGAAGATTTAGGCCTAATCCAAAACCTTCATCACATTGATCTCTCAGACAATTTCCTCAATGGTTCATTACCTAACTCTATCTTCAACTCTTCTCAACTACAATTCCTTTCACTCTCCAACAATAAAATCTCAGGTAAGCTACCTGAGTTGATTGGTTTATCCACAAACCTTCAAAGTCTAAACCTTTCTGACAATGCCTTTGTTGGGTCAGTCCCAAAAAACCTCACTTCTCTACAGAATCTAACCGTTGTTTCTTTGAAAAGTAACTATTTTTCTGGTGAAATTCCAAATGGGTTCAACTCTGTTCAGATTCTAGATCTGTCCTCAAATTTGTTCAATGGTTCTCTTCCAAATAACTTTCAAGGCCAAAATCTCCAATACTTGAATCTCTCTTATAATAAAATCTCAGGACCAATTCCAAAAACATTTGCTAAGCACATTCCTGAAAATTCTACAATTGATCTCTCATTCAACAATCTAACAGGAACAGTACCTGAATCAATGGCTTTGCTCAATCAAAAAGCAGAATCACTCTCTGGAAACTCTGATCTGTGTGGAAAACCTTTGAAGAATCTTTGTATAATTCCCTCAAGTATCTCTACTCCTCCAGagaacatcaacaacacatcttCACCAGCAATTGCAGCAATGCCAAGAACAGTTAATTCAACACCAGGAACAAACACAACATCAACTAGTGATTCTTCTCAGAATGGTCTAAAACCTACTACAATAGCAGCCATTGTTGTAGGTGACATAGCAGGCATGGGAATTTTAGCTCTTATCAttctttgtgtatatcaacaaagaaagaaaagatatacaaaacaaaacactGTAATTCATGAGAAGAAAGTGTTAGAAAGTGTTGTGCAACAAGACCAAGAAGATGTGAAAACACAAACACATTCACGACTTCAATGTTCTCCGTGTTGTTTAACGATTAAACAAGACGAGATATCAGAAGATCCAAGCTCGGATGAGAGTGAACGCGACATTAAAAGTATCATTGTGGACAACGGGAAGCTTCCGAATGAAGGCACGTTGGTAACGGTGGACGGTGAGACGAAGCTGGATTTGGAGACATTGTTGAAGGCTTCAGCTTATATACTTGGAACAAGCCGTGCAAGTATTGTGTATAAAGCAGTTTTACAGGATGGAAGAGTTTTTGCTGTTAGAAGGATTGGTGAGTGTGGTGTTGAAAGAATGAAGGAGTTTGAGAATCAAGTGAGAGCTATTGCTAAGGTTAAGCATCCTAATTTGGTTAAGATTCGTGGGTTCTGTTGGGGTGAAGATGAAAAGCTTGTTATTTCTGATTATGTTCCTAATGGCAGCCTCTCAAGTATTGGTTACAGTAAGTTCACAATATTTTCCTCTGCATTTTGCACAGATTTGTTCAATGATAAAATGCTGATTATGAAATTAGGGACTAACTTAACATATTAAAAGTttatagcataaacacttacaactcataagttgtttttcatgagCTATATTGTATAAAAAGTGTTTTATGTATTGATAAAGTCAAATATGTCAATTCAAATAGATTTACTTTCATATTTGTTAGGAATCAAGTAGAAGAGGTATAGGTGTTTATCTTTGATGAGGTTAGCTATCCACGGATTCATGTAGTTATGAATGTTGATGGCTGTTTGGTCGAAATTGAACGATCTAATAATATTTCAAGCTCAAAATTTGGATAGTTCTATCTcgaccaaaataaaatgaactAAATTGAGGTTTCTTTTAACTAATTTGTTTAGGTTCATGAAAATTAATAATCGCATATGTTAATGATGTTTAGGAAGAGGAGGGTCGTCCCCTATGAACTTATCCTTGGAGGTGCGTTTGAAGATAGCAAAAGGAGTTGCAAGAGGACTAGCTTATCTTCACGAGAAGAAACACGTGCATGGCAATGTTAAACCAAGCAACGTCTTATTAAATTCAGAAATGGAACCCATCATAAGTGATTTTGGAATTGACTTGCTTCTCTTGAATGATATCAACCATAGAGGGAATGGTTCATTTAGACATTTAGTGAACCAGAGAACCCCACAACAACAAGACATTTCCATTGGTTCAACTCCTAGCCCCTATGGAACAATGGGGCCATCATCATCTACTTGTGGGGGTCAAGTGCCATACCAAGCACCAGAATCgtttcaaaacataaaatcaaacCCCAAATCGGATGTGTATTCATTTGGAGTTATTTTGTTGGAGATTTTAAGTGGGAGGGTTTTCTCGGACCTGGAGTTAGACCAATGGTCTATTCCCGGTTCGGTTGAAGAGGAGAAAAACCGGGTTTTGAGAATGGTTGATGTGGCAATTAAGCATGAGATTGAAGGTAGAGAAAATGTGGTGCTCACGTG is from Medicago truncatula cultivar Jemalong A17 chromosome 1, MtrunA17r5.0-ANR, whole genome shotgun sequence and encodes:
- the LOC25485418 gene encoding receptor protein kinase-like protein At4g34220 translates to MYHLIKENIMRLNTLLRVSSFLFLLLLQYSYALNSDGIFLLKFRYSILSDPLSVFETWNYDDATPCSWHGVACSELGSPDTPDFLRVTSLILPNNQLLGSIAEDLGLIQNLHHIDLSDNFLNGSLPNSIFNSSQLQFLSLSNNKISGKLPELIGLSTNLQSLNLSDNAFVGSVPKNLTSLQNLTVVSLKSNYFSGEIPNGFNSVQILDLSSNLFNGSLPNNFQGQNLQYLNLSYNKISGPIPKTFAKHIPENSTIDLSFNNLTGTVPESMALLNQKAESLSGNSDLCGKPLKNLCIIPSSISTPPENINNTSSPAIAAMPRTVNSTPGTNTTSTSDSSQNGLKPTTIAAIVVGDIAGMGILALIILCVYQQRKKRYTKQNTVIHEKKVLESVVQQDQEDVKTQTHSRLQCSPCCLTIKQDEISEDPSSDESERDIKSIIVDNGKLPNEGTLVTVDGETKLDLETLLKASAYILGTSRASIVYKAVLQDGRVFAVRRIGECGVERMKEFENQVRAIAKVKHPNLVKIRGFCWGEDEKLVISDYVPNGSLSSIGYRRGGSSPMNLSLEVRLKIAKGVARGLAYLHEKKHVHGNVKPSNVLLNSEMEPIISDFGIDLLLLNDINHRGNGSFRHLVNQRTPQQQDISIGSTPSPYGTMGPSSSTCGGQVPYQAPESFQNIKSNPKSDVYSFGVILLEILSGRVFSDLELDQWSIPGSVEEEKNRVLRMVDVAIKHEIEGRENVVLTCFKLGLNCVSLVPQKRPSMKEALQILEKMATFVIN